Proteins co-encoded in one Armatimonadota bacterium genomic window:
- the recF gene encoding DNA replication and repair protein RecF (All proteins in this family for which functions are known are DNA-binding proteins that assist the filamentation of RecA onto DNA for the initiation of recombination or recombinational repair.): MAVTCNVRRLALRDFRNHARTDLELQDGLTIFVGGNGQGKSNLLEALYVVATGRSYRTTRDAEMIAHGAHLARVHAVVIRRGGREEEQEALISRHGETGSVRLRVSGVETPRSRVLGRVPVVVAAPWDLDVVRGAAVLRRRLLDAALAQTSPAYFFALHRYYRVLAQRNAVLRQRSGAHFEPWEAQMVTLGARITARRRTYVERLNARAAEWFRHLGGVGRLEVRYRPSWTGASEEEVAVVAREELRRRRADEIRRGSTLSGPQRDEVEFVLDGVPLRSTGSLGQWRLAMLAVRCAEREVVEAELGTRPLLLLDDVLAELDDARQQRVLQLTGTGQVLVTMTVLPSEPRGVELVRAGMRVLNVSGGTVGEGVWSHRSATS, translated from the coding sequence ATGGCCGTGACATGCAACGTACGTCGGCTAGCGTTGCGGGATTTCCGCAACCATGCGCGAACGGACCTTGAGCTGCAGGACGGACTCACGATCTTCGTGGGTGGCAACGGACAGGGAAAGTCGAACCTTCTTGAGGCGTTGTACGTTGTCGCGACAGGGCGTTCCTATCGCACCACGCGGGATGCGGAGATGATCGCCCATGGCGCACATCTGGCACGAGTGCATGCGGTGGTGATCCGTCGCGGCGGTCGGGAAGAAGAGCAGGAAGCACTCATCAGTCGTCATGGTGAAACGGGATCCGTGCGCTTGCGCGTGAGTGGTGTTGAAACGCCCCGCAGCCGGGTCTTGGGACGGGTGCCGGTCGTCGTGGCGGCGCCGTGGGATCTCGACGTCGTACGGGGCGCGGCGGTATTGCGTAGGCGTCTGTTGGACGCGGCGCTGGCGCAAACGAGTCCGGCGTACTTTTTCGCACTGCATCGGTATTATCGGGTACTTGCGCAGCGGAACGCCGTGTTACGGCAGCGGAGTGGTGCGCACTTCGAACCGTGGGAAGCACAGATGGTCACCCTCGGTGCGCGTATCACGGCGCGACGCCGCACTTATGTGGAACGACTCAACGCACGGGCGGCCGAGTGGTTCCGGCATCTCGGTGGCGTAGGACGTCTCGAAGTGCGGTATCGGCCGTCATGGACGGGTGCGTCGGAAGAGGAAGTTGCGGTTGTGGCCAGGGAAGAACTCCGCCGGCGTCGTGCCGATGAAATACGACGGGGAAGCACGTTGTCGGGGCCCCAGCGCGACGAAGTGGAGTTCGTGCTGGACGGCGTGCCGTTGCGCAGCACAGGGTCGCTGGGGCAATGGCGCCTGGCGATGCTAGCCGTACGGTGCGCCGAACGTGAGGTCGTGGAAGCGGAGCTGGGGACGCGGCCGCTGTTGCTGCTCGATGACGTGCTGGCGGAGCTGGATGACGCGCGTCAACAGCGGGTCTTGCAGTTGACCGGGACGGGTCAGGTGCTGGTGACCATGACGGTGCTTCCGTCGGAACCACGGGGGGTCGAGTTGGTCAGGGCAGGAATGCGCGTGTTGAACGTCTCGGGCGGAACTGTCGGGGAGGGGGTATGGTCGCACCGATCCGCGACGTCCTAG